The Aestuariibius sp. HNIBRBA575 nucleotide sequence GGCGGCGGGGCGCAGGTCACAGCGGCGGATTTGTTCAACGCAGATATTGCGGGCGGCCCGGTTGCGGCGGCCCGTGTGGCGGCTGAGTTGCTGGCACGCGCATTTGCCATGCCCGAAGGCTGAGGTTGGTCGGGATGGATATGCGCGGGTTGGATTGGCCGGGTTTGATCCGGGCTGGGCTGGTGGGGCTAAAGCTGAAACCAGCCGAGTTCTGGGCCCTGACCCCAGCAGAGTTGTTGATGATGCTGGGATTAGAAGGCGCCGATGCGCCCATGGCCCGCAATCGTCTGGAAGAGTTGAGCCGGGCCTACCCGGACGCAGAGAAAGGAAGAGCCGATGGCTGATAATCCGTTTGAAGCATTGGATGCTGAATCCGAGGGCCTGAACGAGACGTTGGGGCAGACCAGCGCGATGACCAATGCGTTTTCCAACCAATTGCGTCAGGTGCAAAGCAGTTTGACAGAAACCACACGGGATCTGGCCAATCTGGAACGTGGCATCACCGGGGGATTGCGCAAGGCATTTGACGGTGTCGTTCTGGATGGCATGAAGCTGACGGATGCGCTGAATACCATTGCGACGTCTATGGTGAACACCGCCTATAAATCCGCGACCCGTCCGGTGATCGACCATGTGGGTGGCCTGCTGTCCAATGGGGTGAATTCGTTTATGGGCAGTTTGCTGCCGTTTGAAAAAGGCGCGCCGTTTTCCCAAGGTCGCGTGATGCCCTTTGCCCGCGGTGGCGTGGTCAGCAGCCCGACCAGTTTTCCCATGCGCGGGGGCACCGGGTTGATGGGCGAAGCCGGTCCCGAGGCGATTATGCCCCTGTCGCGTGGCAGTGACGGCAAGCTGGGCGTGCGCGCTCAGGGGGGCCGCAATGTGACCGTCAATATGAACATCACAACGCCGGACGTGCAGGGGTTTCAGCGCTCTCGTGGGCAGATCGCCGCGAATTTGAGCCGGGCCTTGGGCGCGGGTCAGCGCAATCGGTAAGCAAGGAGCAAGCATATGTCTTTTCATGAGGTACGGTTTCCCGCATCGCTGAGCTTTGGGTCCATCGGGGGGCCAGAACGGCGCACCGAAGTTGTGACGCTGGCAAATGGGTTTGAGGAACGCAACGCGCCCTGGGCCCATTCACGTCGCCGCTATGATGCGGGGATGGGGCTGCGGTCATTGGATGATGTAGAAGCGCTGGTTGCGTTTTTTGAGGCCCGCCAAGGCAAGCTGTTTGGATTCCGCTGGAAAGACTGGAGCGATTTCAAATCCTGTCTGCCCAATGGTGACATCACCGGCGAAGACCAGTTCATCGCCTATGGGGACGAAATCCAAGATGTGTTTCAGTTGGTGAAAACCTATCGCTCGGGGGAATACACCTATGAGCGTCCCATCAAGAAACCGGTTGAGGGTTCCGTTCAGATCACGGTGGGGGATGATCCGCGCCAAGTGGGGGTGGATTATGAGATCGACCATGACACTGGCATCGTGACATTTAATCACCCACCTGATGTGGGCGCTGAAATTCG carries:
- a CDS encoding TIGR02217 family protein; the protein is MSFHEVRFPASLSFGSIGGPERRTEVVTLANGFEERNAPWAHSRRRYDAGMGLRSLDDVEALVAFFEARQGKLFGFRWKDWSDFKSCLPNGDITGEDQFIAYGDEIQDVFQLVKTYRSGEYTYERPIKKPVEGSVQITVGDDPRQVGVDYEIDHDTGIVTFNHPPDVGAEIRAGFEFDVPVRFDTDMIQSSVSNFQAGEVPDVPVIEVRV
- a CDS encoding rcc01693 family protein, translated to MRGLDWPGLIRAGLVGLKLKPAEFWALTPAELLMMLGLEGADAPMARNRLEELSRAYPDAEKGRADG
- a CDS encoding phage tail tape measure protein — encoded protein: MADNPFEALDAESEGLNETLGQTSAMTNAFSNQLRQVQSSLTETTRDLANLERGITGGLRKAFDGVVLDGMKLTDALNTIATSMVNTAYKSATRPVIDHVGGLLSNGVNSFMGSLLPFEKGAPFSQGRVMPFARGGVVSSPTSFPMRGGTGLMGEAGPEAIMPLSRGSDGKLGVRAQGGRNVTVNMNITTPDVQGFQRSRGQIAANLSRALGAGQRNR